A window of Panicum virgatum strain AP13 chromosome 8K, P.virgatum_v5, whole genome shotgun sequence contains these coding sequences:
- the LOC120643898 gene encoding uncharacterized protein LOC120643898: MMVDMWLSEEWIQRHNLCRERRLLMQGGPHHQGSRGLPEYRDVWSESYEDQECNNFHAYCMAHKGRAMSDVSYNPADPLEAYSNPSVHTRITEYTEMGKALHGDTWDPATQPLSGEAIMRAGGGKKHGRYWIANSLVDTASTPTLCQLRARTTDSTPPIRPRPETSVASARMDEETKRQEEIEARLEEERTLRQEQERRWQEERMQERQRMEQALLAERQAAQQQMQTMFSYLQGLGAIINYQPPPTMPWPPPPLPPLGLPSIFPPSGTTGTPNQTIGGSNEPPDEHSPAPAASQWPPS; encoded by the exons atgatggtggacatgtggctTAGCGAGGAGTGGATTCAGCGGCACAACTTATGCCGGGAGCGCCGCTTGTTGATGCAAGGTGGGCCACACCATCAAGGCAGCCGAGGCCTTCCCGAGTACAGGGATGTTTGG TCAGAGTCATATGAAGACCAGGAATGCAACAACTTCCACGCATACTGTATGGCGCACAAGGGCAGGGCGATGTCCGACGTCTCCTACAACCCGGCGGATCCACTCGAGGCGTACAGCAACCCGAGCGTCCACACGCGCATCACTGAGTACACGGAGATGGGAAAGGCGCTCCATGGGGACACATGGGATCCGGCCACCCAGCCCCTTTctggagaagccatcatgagggcaggaggagggaagaagcacgGCCGTTACTGGATCGCCAACAGCCTTGTCGACACAGCCAGTACGCCGACTCTCTGCCAGCTTCGGGCAAGGACCACCGACTCGACCCCGCCAATACGCCCACggcctgagacttcagtggcTAGC GCCCGGATGGACGAAGAGACGAAGAGGCAGGAGGAGATCGAGgcgaggctggaggaggagcggacgctAAGGCAGGAGCAAGAGCGCAGGTGGCAGGAAGAGCGGATGCAGGAGCGACAGAGGATGGAGCAGGCGCTTCTTGCTGAGCGACAGGCCGCGCAACAACAGATGCAGACCATGTTCTCATACCTCCAAGGCCTTGGCGCGATAATCAACTATCAACCGCCGCCAACGATGCcctggcctccaccaccgctgccaCCGCTAGGCCTTCCTTCTATCTTTCCTCCATCTGGCACTACAGGCACTCCT aatCAAACGATTGGGGGGTCAAATGAGCCTCCGGACGAGCATtcaccggcaccggcagcgTCGCAGTGGCCACCTAGTTGA
- the LOC120645425 gene encoding uncharacterized protein LOC120645425, with amino-acid sequence MTGAALHAQIDALQVNAVGGFVGYGEEHAWTQKSGLSKLPYIDDLLLPHNIDVMHTENNWAEALFGTIMDIPDKMKDNIKVIERRCQAVASSGLSAPSTGKKVDVEKHLRAPMNWVVVSGGDHKRKRNGILGLLCKEHFPGLAQHARMLEPAYTWDHYMAVPDTEDREGRNFGTKARRVVGELWDFYRCEAGYEDRANQVANRACYKLVKDMHYEAHIQAVVQYCAEHEKRKVKKEDARNIFLTRE; translated from the exons ATGACGGGTGCCGCGCTTCATGCCCAGATAGATGCTCTCCAGGTCAATGCTGTAGGTGGTTTTGTGGGATATGGTGAGGAACATGCTTGGACTCAGAAGTCGGGTTTGTCGAAGCTCCCCTATATTGATGACCTCCTCCTTCCACAcaacattgatgtgatgcacacTGAAAACAATTGGGCCGAGGCTCTTTTCGGAACAATCATGGACATCCCTGATAAGATGAAGGACAACATTAAG GTAATTGAAAGAAGATGCCAGGCGGTGGCAAGTTCAGGATTATCCGCTCCTTCTACGGGGAAAAAGGTGGACGTCGAGAAGCACCTGAGGGCTCCGAT GAATTGGGTTGTCGTATCGGGAGGTGACCACAAACGGAAGCGCAATGGCATCCTCGGTCTTCTGTGCAAGGAGCACTTCCCTGGTCTCGCGCAGCATGCCAGGATGTTGGAGCCGGCCtacacgtgggaccactacatggcCGTCCCAGATacggaagatcgggaagggAGAAATTTCGGCACCAAGGCGAGGCGGGTGGTTGGGGAGCTGTGG gatttctacaggtgcgagGCAGGATACGAGGACAGAGCTAATCAAGTGGCTAACAGAGCCTGTTACAAACtggtgaaggacatgcactacgaggcgCATATTCAGGCTGTCGTCCAATACTGCGCCGAGCACGAAAAAAGGAAGGTGAAGAAGGAAGACGCAAGGAACATATTCCTCACGCGGGAGTAA
- the LOC120643896 gene encoding galactose mutarotase-like produces MTITRGRARQPHACIADLFPSPPPTASASRRWSPMARRELFLALLCIAASALATGADAADARKMVGVYELRKGDFSVKVTNWGARLMSVVFPDSKGNLADVVLGRDTIAEYVNDTSYFGPITGRIAQRVARGRFVLDGKVYHMYKNDGNNSIHGGGRGFSKSIWTVKEYVGGGESPFITFYYRSFDGEQGLPGNVDAYVTYRVSGPPYSLGVHMNATALDKATPVNFLLHAYWNLGGHGSGDVLGHALRLFASRHAVLDEELLPSSGRVEPVAGTPLDFRAPTAIGARIRGVMGGRIVGYDANYIVDGEGMRPVAQVRDPASGRGLELWANQPTMQLYTGNWLNRTAGKDGKVYDQYGGFCLETMGYVDAVNHPEFPSQTLRPGHVYNHDMVFKFSF; encoded by the exons ATGACCATCACACGCGGCAGAGCTCGGCAGCCGCATGCCTGCATCGCTGATCTCTTCCCCTCTCCCCCACCCACCGCTTCTGCTAGCCGCCGCTGGTCGCCAATGGCGAGACGCGAGCTGTTCCTCGCGCTGCTGTGCATAGCGGCCTCAGCGCTAGCCACCGGagccgacgccgccgacgcgAGGAAGATGGTCGGCGTGTACGAGCTTAGGAAGGGCGATTTCTCCGTCAAGGTCACCAATTGGGGCGCGAGACTCATGTCCGTCGTCTTTCCCGACTCCAAAG GGAATTTGGCTGATGTCGTCCTTGGCAGAGACACCATCGCTGAATACGTC AATGACACCTCTTACTTCGGGCCGATAACGGGGCGCATAGCACAGAGGGTCGCCCGTGGCCGGTTCGTCCTCGACGGCAAGGTCTATCACATGTATAAGAACGACGGCAACAACTCCATTCACG GTGGCGGCAGAGGGTTCAGCAAGAGCATCTGGACGGTGAAGGAgtacgtcggcggcggcgagtcccCGTTCATCACCTTCTACTACCGCAGcttcgacggcgagcagggcctGCCGGGGAACGTGGACGCGTACGTGACGTACCGCGTGTCGGGCCCGCCCTACTCGCTTGGCGTGCACATGAACGCGACGGCGCTGGACAAGGCGACGCCGGTGAACTTCCTGCTGCACGCGTACTGGAACCTGGGTGggcacggcagcggcgacgtGCTGGGGCACGCGCTGCGGCTGTTCGCGTCGCGGCACGCCGTGCTGGACGAGGAGCTGCTGCCCTCGTCGGGGCGCGTGGAGCCCGTGGCCGGCACGCCGCTGGACTTCCGGGCGCCCACGGCGATCGGGGCGCGCATCCGCGGCGTCATGGGCGGCCGCATCGTCGGGTACGACGCCAACTACATCGTCGACGGCGAAGGGATGCGGCCGGTGGCACAGGTCCGGGACCCGGCGTCCGGCAGGGGGTTGGAGCTGTGGGCGAACCAGCCCACCATGCAGCTCTACACGGGCAACTGGCTGAACCGCACCGCCGGGAAGGACGGCAAGGTGTACGACCAGTACGGGGGGTTCTGCCTGGAGACCATGGGCTACGTGGACGCTGTCAACCACCCGGAGTTCCCGTCCCAGACGCTCAGGCCCGGCCACGTGTACAACCACGACATGGTCTTCAAGTTCTCGTTCTAG